Proteins encoded in a region of the Streptomyces sp. NBC_01471 genome:
- a CDS encoding carbohydrate ABC transporter permease gives MKTTDTPPAELTEEHEPAPPAKPAAPPAKRSEGGTLNVFSHGVLIIWAVLVVVPLLWAVMSSFKNDHDILAKPWKLPDRLHFENWSRAWGQAHMGQYFGHTIVVVGCSLIGTLLLGSMAAYVLARFDFPGNRFIYFLFVGGMSFPIILALVPLFFVMNNMSLLNTTQGLVLVYIAYSLPFTVFFLTSFFRTLPGEVAEAATLDGASHTRTFFQVMLPMAKPGLISVGIFNFLGQWNQYLLPTVLNTDPKQRVLAQGLVELATSQGYKGDYSGLFAGLVMAMLPVLAAYIIFQRQVVAGLTAGALK, from the coding sequence ATGAAGACCACTGACACCCCTCCGGCCGAGCTCACCGAGGAGCACGAGCCCGCGCCGCCGGCCAAGCCCGCCGCGCCCCCGGCGAAGAGGAGCGAGGGCGGCACCCTCAACGTCTTCTCGCACGGCGTGCTCATCATCTGGGCGGTCCTGGTCGTCGTACCGCTGCTGTGGGCGGTGATGTCCTCGTTCAAGAACGACCACGACATCCTCGCCAAGCCGTGGAAGCTCCCGGACCGGCTGCACTTCGAGAACTGGTCCCGCGCCTGGGGCCAGGCGCACATGGGCCAGTACTTCGGGCACACCATCGTGGTCGTCGGCTGTTCGCTCATCGGCACGCTGCTGCTCGGCTCCATGGCGGCCTATGTCCTGGCGCGCTTCGACTTCCCCGGGAACAGGTTCATCTACTTCCTGTTCGTCGGAGGGATGAGCTTCCCGATCATCCTGGCGCTGGTGCCGTTGTTCTTCGTCATGAACAACATGAGCCTGCTGAACACGACGCAGGGCCTGGTCCTGGTCTACATCGCCTACTCACTGCCGTTCACCGTCTTCTTCCTCACCTCCTTCTTCCGGACGCTGCCGGGAGAAGTGGCGGAGGCGGCGACGCTCGACGGCGCGTCGCACACCCGGACCTTCTTCCAGGTGATGCTGCCGATGGCCAAGCCCGGCCTGATCAGCGTCGGTATCTTCAACTTCCTGGGCCAGTGGAACCAGTACCTGCTGCCCACGGTGCTGAACACCGACCCGAAGCAGCGGGTGCTGGCCCAGGGGCTGGTCGAACTGGCCACCAGCCAGGGCTACAAGGGCGACTACTCCGGTCTCTTCGCCGGTCTGGTGATGGCGATGCTGCCGGTCCTCGCGGCGTACATCATCTTCCAGCGGCAGGTCGTCGCGGGTCTGACCGCGGGAGCGCTGAAGTAG
- a CDS encoding carbohydrate ABC transporter permease has product MQQGKYRFIVGFLILPLALYAVFVIWPFIQSIYYSFTDWTGLSPDFKMVGFDNYSRMLHDSTFWKSLEHSVLFVLLLPLVTLGLALFFAFMLNVGGRRRKGAAIAGVRGSGFYKIAYFFPQVLSIAIVALLFRFIYNPDGGILNGSLSAVHLDSIQPDWLGDPKLALWCIFAVLVWSQVGFFVVLFSAGMASIPKDFYEAALLDGASRVTTFFRITLPLLWDTVQSGWVYMGILSLGAEAFAAVNIMSVGPGGPAQSTTVLPLFVYQTAFRDGQAGYATTIGVALLVLTMVFAAIVMRLGRRERLEF; this is encoded by the coding sequence ATGCAACAAGGTAAGTACCGGTTCATTGTGGGGTTCTTGATACTCCCACTGGCGTTGTACGCAGTCTTCGTCATATGGCCGTTCATTCAGTCGATCTATTACTCGTTCACCGACTGGACCGGCCTGAGCCCGGACTTCAAGATGGTCGGCTTCGACAACTACAGCCGGATGCTCCACGACTCCACCTTCTGGAAGTCACTGGAACACAGCGTCCTTTTCGTGCTGTTGCTGCCGCTGGTGACGCTCGGCCTCGCGCTGTTCTTCGCCTTCATGCTGAATGTCGGCGGCCGCCGCCGTAAGGGCGCCGCCATCGCGGGCGTACGCGGCTCGGGGTTCTACAAGATCGCGTACTTCTTCCCGCAGGTGCTGTCGATCGCGATCGTCGCCCTGCTCTTCAGGTTCATCTACAACCCCGACGGGGGCATCCTCAACGGATCCCTGAGCGCGGTCCATCTCGACAGCATCCAGCCGGACTGGCTCGGCGATCCGAAGCTCGCCCTCTGGTGCATCTTCGCGGTCCTGGTCTGGTCCCAGGTCGGCTTCTTCGTGGTGCTCTTCTCCGCCGGTATGGCGTCCATCCCGAAGGACTTCTACGAAGCGGCGCTGCTGGACGGTGCGAGCCGGGTCACGACCTTCTTCCGGATCACCCTTCCGCTGCTCTGGGACACCGTGCAGTCGGGCTGGGTGTACATGGGCATCCTGTCCCTCGGCGCCGAGGCGTTCGCCGCGGTGAACATCATGAGTGTGGGTCCGGGCGGGCCCGCCCAATCGACCACCGTGCTGCCGCTGTTCGTCTACCAGACGGCGTTCCGTGACGGGCAGGCCGGATACGCGACAACGATCGGCGTCGCCCTCCTCGTGCTCACCATGGTGTTCGCCGCCATCGTGATGCGACTGGGCCGGCGCGAGCGGCTGGAGTTCTGA
- the ngcE gene encoding N-acetylglucosamine/diacetylchitobiose ABC transporter substrate-binding protein, with the protein MGSTSARTNEGLGRRDLIKRSAALGLIAVPTMSFLSACASSDDSGDKQVKKGKVTAGNPLGVNETAPLDMVIFDGGFGTDYAKAANALYSKAHPKSKVHFSSTQKIQSELQPRFNGGTPPDLIDNSGAEQMDMGVLVGKKQLTDLTPLLDAPSVDDPAKKVRDTLRAGIVEMGQYDGKPCYIMNYAYTVYGVWYSQTNLDKLGVEYPKTWDDMLAVCAKAKKKGIAGWTYAGKYPYYLPFSLFPFIGKIGGRKVLDDIDDLAPNAWKHPAVKAGFDAYYELFKKGYILKGTPGIDHIQSQTAWTAGKALFIPNGSWVENESAKTTPKDFEMRVGAPSSLDSSDKLPYGTLWAGGGEPFIVPRNAKNPQAGMDQLRIMLSEASSKTFTSKVKSLSAFNGGTDGLALTPGLKSAQETLKAAGDNVLNPRLQDWYVKLQKEQIGVSVLGEMMAGRMTPAEAIKKCQQYADAAAKDSSITHYKHQ; encoded by the coding sequence ATGGGATCCACCTCCGCCCGCACCAATGAGGGCCTCGGCCGTCGTGATCTGATCAAGCGGTCTGCCGCTCTCGGCCTGATCGCCGTTCCGACGATGAGTTTTCTCTCCGCCTGCGCGAGCAGCGACGACAGCGGCGACAAGCAGGTCAAGAAGGGGAAGGTGACGGCCGGCAACCCGCTGGGTGTGAACGAGACCGCCCCGCTCGACATGGTCATCTTCGACGGCGGCTTCGGCACCGACTACGCCAAGGCCGCGAACGCGCTCTACTCGAAGGCGCACCCGAAGTCGAAGGTCCACTTCTCGTCCACGCAGAAGATCCAGTCGGAGCTGCAGCCGCGCTTCAACGGCGGCACCCCGCCGGACCTGATCGACAACTCGGGCGCCGAGCAGATGGACATGGGCGTCCTGGTCGGCAAGAAGCAGCTGACCGACCTCACGCCGCTGCTGGACGCGCCGTCCGTCGACGACCCGGCCAAGAAGGTCAGGGACACCCTGCGCGCGGGCATCGTGGAGATGGGCCAGTACGACGGCAAGCCCTGCTACATCATGAACTACGCGTACACCGTCTACGGCGTGTGGTACTCGCAGACCAACCTGGACAAGCTCGGCGTCGAGTACCCCAAGACCTGGGACGACATGCTCGCCGTCTGCGCGAAGGCGAAGAAGAAGGGCATCGCCGGCTGGACGTACGCGGGCAAGTACCCGTACTACCTGCCGTTCTCGCTCTTCCCCTTCATCGGCAAGATCGGCGGCCGCAAGGTCCTCGACGACATCGACGACCTGGCGCCGAACGCCTGGAAGCACCCCGCGGTCAAGGCGGGGTTCGATGCCTACTACGAGCTCTTCAAGAAGGGCTACATCCTCAAGGGCACGCCCGGCATCGACCACATCCAGTCGCAGACGGCATGGACCGCGGGCAAGGCACTCTTCATTCCGAACGGTTCCTGGGTGGAGAACGAGTCGGCGAAGACCACGCCCAAGGACTTCGAGATGAGGGTCGGCGCGCCGTCCAGCCTGGACTCCTCCGACAAGCTGCCGTACGGGACCCTCTGGGCCGGCGGCGGTGAGCCCTTCATCGTCCCGCGGAACGCGAAGAACCCGCAGGCGGGCATGGACCAGCTGCGCATCATGCTCAGCGAGGCCTCGTCCAAGACCTTCACCTCGAAGGTGAAGTCGCTGTCCGCCTTCAACGGCGGCACCGACGGTCTGGCGCTGACGCCGGGCCTCAAGTCGGCCCAGGAGACGCTGAAGGCGGCGGGCGACAACGTCCTCAACCCGCGGCTCCAGGACTGGTACGTGAAGCTCCAGAAGGAGCAGATCGGCGTCTCCGTCCTCGGCGAGATGATGGCCGGCCGTATGACCCCGGCCGAGGCCATCAAGAAGTGTCAGCAGTACGCGGACGCGGCGGCCAAGGACTCGTCGATCACGCACTACAAGCACCAGTGA
- a CDS encoding sugar ABC transporter substrate-binding protein, producing MRRAAVAVAATAMAVSLAACGSAKDSGGSKDKASSNSAKKGDALNIGLLLPENQTARYEKFDKPLIEKKVKDLTHGKGKLTYVNAKQQADTQSQQMDTMVTNQVDAIIVDAVDAKSIASSVKKAKDAGIPVVAFDRLAEGPIDSYVSFDNQTVGKTQGTALLKALGSKAKSGKIVMMNGSSTDPNAADYKKGAHSVLDGKVNIGKEYDTKEWKPENANSNMEGAITAIGKKNVIGVLSANDGMAGGVITALKSAGVNPIPPVTGQDAELAGVQRIVAGSQYMSVYKPYLREGPVAAEMAVALAKGQKLDSIVKTKVDSASEKNIPSVIFPVYSLTKANIKDTVIKDGIYTVSDICTPAYKAACDKIGLK from the coding sequence ATGCGTCGTGCCGCCGTGGCCGTGGCCGCCACCGCGATGGCTGTCTCTCTCGCCGCCTGTGGCAGCGCCAAGGACTCCGGCGGGAGCAAGGACAAGGCGTCCTCGAACTCCGCCAAGAAGGGCGATGCCCTCAACATCGGTCTGCTCCTGCCGGAGAACCAGACCGCCCGGTACGAGAAGTTCGACAAGCCCCTGATCGAGAAGAAGGTCAAGGACCTGACGCACGGCAAGGGCAAGCTGACCTACGTCAACGCCAAGCAGCAGGCCGACACGCAGAGCCAGCAGATGGACACGATGGTCACCAACCAGGTGGACGCCATCATCGTGGACGCCGTGGACGCCAAGTCGATAGCCTCCTCGGTCAAGAAGGCCAAGGACGCCGGTATCCCGGTCGTCGCCTTCGACCGTCTCGCCGAGGGCCCGATCGACTCGTACGTCTCCTTCGACAACCAGACCGTCGGCAAGACGCAGGGCACCGCCCTGCTGAAGGCGCTCGGCTCCAAGGCCAAGTCCGGCAAGATCGTCATGATGAACGGCTCCTCCACCGACCCGAACGCCGCCGACTACAAGAAGGGCGCTCACTCCGTCCTCGACGGCAAGGTGAACATCGGCAAGGAGTACGACACCAAGGAGTGGAAGCCGGAGAACGCCAACTCCAACATGGAGGGCGCGATCACCGCCATCGGCAAGAAGAACGTCATCGGCGTCCTCTCCGCCAACGACGGCATGGCGGGCGGTGTCATCACCGCCCTCAAGTCCGCAGGCGTCAACCCGATCCCGCCGGTCACCGGCCAGGACGCGGAACTCGCCGGTGTGCAGCGCATCGTGGCCGGTTCGCAGTACATGAGCGTCTACAAGCCGTACCTGCGCGAGGGCCCGGTCGCGGCCGAGATGGCTGTGGCGCTCGCCAAGGGCCAGAAGCTCGACTCGATCGTCAAGACCAAGGTCGACAGCGCCAGCGAGAAGAACATCCCCTCGGTGATCTTCCCGGTCTACTCCCTGACCAAGGCCAACATCAAGGACACCGTCATCAAGGACGGCATCTACACGGTCAGCGACATCTGCACCCCGGCCTACAAGGCCGCGTGCGACAAGATCGGTCTGAAGTAA
- a CDS encoding ROK family transcriptional regulator — protein METPGSQTSLHRANLERVVRAVRMAGSLTQAEIARSTGLSAATVSNIVRELKEGGTVEVTPTSAGGRRARSVSLSGSAGIVIGVDFGHTHLRVAVGNLAHQVLAEESEPLDVDASSAEGFGRAEELVNRLIEATGIGADKVVGVGLGVPGPIDVESGTLGSTSILPGWSGINPSDELASRLGVPVYVDNDANLGALGELVWGSGRGVRDLAYIKVASGVGAGLVIDGQIYRGPGGTAGEIGHITLDESGPVCRCGNRGCLETFTAARYVLPLLESSHGTGLTIERVVQLARGGDPGCRRVIADVGRHIGSGVANLCNLLNPTRVVLGGDLAEAGELVLGPIRESVGRYAIPSAARQLSVLPGALGGRAEVLGALALVLSEMGDSSLLDAALPTGTPAFT, from the coding sequence ATGGAGACTCCGGGGTCGCAGACATCTCTGCACCGGGCCAACCTCGAGCGGGTCGTACGCGCGGTGCGTATGGCGGGCTCGCTCACTCAGGCGGAGATCGCCCGCAGCACGGGGCTCTCGGCAGCCACGGTCTCCAATATCGTTCGCGAACTGAAAGAGGGCGGCACGGTCGAGGTCACCCCGACATCGGCCGGCGGCCGCCGGGCCCGCAGCGTCTCGCTCAGCGGGTCCGCGGGCATCGTGATCGGCGTCGATTTCGGACATACGCACCTGCGGGTGGCGGTGGGGAACCTCGCCCACCAGGTGCTCGCCGAGGAGTCGGAACCGCTCGACGTGGACGCCTCGTCCGCGGAGGGCTTCGGCCGGGCCGAGGAGCTGGTCAACCGGCTGATCGAGGCCACCGGTATCGGCGCCGACAAGGTCGTCGGCGTGGGGCTCGGAGTGCCGGGCCCGATCGATGTCGAATCGGGGACTCTCGGCTCCACGTCGATCCTGCCGGGGTGGTCCGGCATCAACCCGAGCGACGAGCTCGCGTCCCGGCTCGGGGTGCCGGTGTACGTCGACAACGACGCCAACCTGGGCGCGCTCGGCGAGCTGGTCTGGGGGAGCGGGCGCGGGGTCCGGGACCTCGCCTACATCAAGGTCGCCAGCGGCGTGGGGGCCGGCCTGGTGATCGACGGGCAGATCTACCGCGGCCCCGGCGGCACGGCGGGCGAGATCGGGCACATCACGCTCGACGAGTCGGGCCCTGTGTGCCGCTGCGGCAACCGGGGGTGTCTGGAGACCTTCACGGCGGCCCGGTACGTCCTGCCCCTGCTGGAGTCCAGCCACGGCACCGGTCTGACCATCGAGCGGGTCGTCCAGCTCGCCCGCGGGGGCGATCCGGGCTGCCGCCGGGTGATCGCGGACGTCGGACGGCACATCGGCAGCGGCGTGGCCAACCTCTGCAACCTCCTGAACCCCACCCGGGTGGTGCTGGGAGGGGACCTCGCCGAGGCCGGTGAACTGGTGCTCGGCCCCATCCGGGAGTCGGTCGGCAGGTACGCGATCCCCAGTGCGGCACGGCAGCTTTCGGTGCTTCCCGGGGCGCTCGGCGGCCGGGCCGAGGTGCTGGGCGCGCTGGCCCTGGTGCTCAGTGAAATGGGCGATTCAAGTCTTTTGGACGCGGCACTGCCTACCGGCACTCCTGCCTTCACTTAG